The sequence tttgtaaataGAAAGAACAAGAGGAGCGTGAAGAAAGATGGGCAGCAAGACGTGAAGCTCTTGAGGGCGCACAAAAGGAACTTGAGAGAGAATGGGGCGCACAATGGAAAGAATGGGCTGATGCAATAGCTGCTTTAGAATCACGACAACGTGATTTACGTACTAGACGACGAGCCTTGGAGCAAGAACGTCGCGACGAGATGACACAAGTAAGTGACTTGGATTCGCCGTCTCCGGATTTAGTTGTAATACCAAATAAGTATCAATTATACTTGGTCCTTGTTGTACTCGGTGTTCTCATATGTTTATCCGGCAATATTATCATTTACTCGCATGTATGTCCCTTGGACATGTGACGGCGCGGATATACatcaaagtttattaaaatttattccatcACTGTGGATCTATCAGACACTTACTTACGACCTACGAGATATcgaaattgtaaattttatttttattattcctttAGCTGGACTtgggaattaaaattataattataatccaaaatatatattttttaataaattaattatagaattaACCGTTTAATAATGCTACCAgggtcaattaaaaataatattaataatgcatttagtttttttgatcACTCGTTATAATGTttgtaaatttgttttatgaaataatttttttgctgtgcctgatatttacaaaaaaaaaatactcatcaATTGTGTATAAAATAACGTGCTAGTATTAATTTACGAGAATATTGCCGGAAAAATGAGACGCGGTATgttctattttatattgtagATAAATTTGTACAGAGAACAATGCAACATATATTGTGTAAATATAAATCCAAGTTACATGttgattgatattaaaaaatttaaaaaaggatattaaaataataatgggtTTGTTATGCGAGAAGAgagagaaataataagttaaaaaaaaaaaaaaaaaacattattgttatatatattactctaattgttgattaataaatttttcttacaaatATTGGCCTTGAAGTATTATACAAAATGCACacacttttttttcgtatgtTTTATGTGTTATGCATAAACGCGTTCCCtgtaaacttaatttttttcttttaattaattaattaattgattaatttctttatttattaattattattaatattaaattttaaagtttcacATTAACAAACCCAGTCTTTGCCTAAATGTTCGGGGTATAAGTagtcgtatatttttttttttttttgaacctgCATCTCAGTTGGAAAAAATAAGTACACAATTCGCAATGTAAAAGCAGGTAAGATATTCTAATTCGATCTGATCCCAGTAGTTTGCATGTATTTCTTCTtatcacttttaaatttatttaaagtttaacaAGTTATTTatcgttataattattattattattatttaagttatttaatattatataaataaattatttgttgtgACAGAAGAGCTTTgataaactattatttatttttgtttattgagtttaaaactGTCGTACAAGcgttgttatttattattttattcgttaTATTTTGTTAACGCTACGGTATGTATGTGTGGCTAGGTAGAAAATTTGTGTAGGGAAGTCACCTCGCTACGTACCAATCTACAGACCAAACTACGACAATTTGAAGAATTCATGAACAATCACGATCATTTGCAGAAAcgacaacatttttttaataaggtaAGACACAGACTCTGATATTTCTCTGATTATTCATCATTAATATCAGATCGACAAAATTCTTCGACTTCAgtcttaaaaagaaaaagaaattacccatgttcataattatttttttttaattgtttaatatttttataaaaatctcatGAAAatgtgtaatatatatttcatttttcagaCTGACGATGCAATTAGTGAAGATAGTTACCCTGAGTCATGGTCTAGTTTGAACGATCAAAATTCATTGGATGCTATGAAAGAACTTGTTAATCATcatgtaaatatttgtatataaatgtatatttttaataattaagggTATTCCTCAGATAGTAtcctcactttttaaaaatatgcaatgacTTTCAACTATCATAACcgtattcaaattaatttaattaattaaaaaaaaattaaaacctcaattgaaaaaagaacAACATAGTAGTATTTTTGCCgagatatagaatttaaaaatatattgtgtgacaagggatgaaacaagacgatttAAGACTAGGATGAAGATTTCTGACATTacccgcagtctgaaatcaagttttatcctGAGTTacacactatatttttcatgattacctgcatcggaacttcaagtttcagtgtcagcagccagtaagaaacaaattaatttaaagtcgATGATGCGGAAAACAGTTAGAGAATGAGAAATTTGTGATTTACTGTCactaattaaatagtaaatatgacaaaaatattattttcactcattctttattaattttctttgttttaattaaaactgtcacttaaaaaatgaaatgagtaaactgaagcgataaataaacaaatgagaTTAATAAGGCTccaaattaacattaaatataactaacaCCGGGCAGAAACCGGTGTGTTCTTCCCAAGGGAAGAAACGCGCATGTTTCTGCCTGGTGTATGAAGGTATTTGTGAATTACGAATTCGCTAGTAGTTGTTGGCAGCATAGGCTTGAAATTAGCTTGTTGCAACTGgctgtagagacactgaaatttaaagtttcgatgctgttatcatgagaaaatagtatattacacatctaGGGCTACGTCTcagccaacaattacatgtgatctgaggctttcttatttacttcccgaggtgtgtatactatttttctcctcgacggaggcggaaagcggcaacttcgttttgcacagcgggacgaaagttgacgctttccgcccgaaggtgaaaaaaaataactcacagttgttatcaattaggaggtaaacgaaatttgtcgaataaattttaccctaaaaaatttgaaaattcaaattataaaattgacatgaagattttactagaatttatttaaaaaattttgtttaactccTCATTGATAttaactgtaagtaattttttttttttaatctatatcTCGGCTTATGACAATTCAAAGTCaatgaaaatgtttaaaaagtgGGGAGGGGGGCACTGCCTAAGAATGACCTTAACTATCTGATTGTgctcatttgtttttttttttttttttttttacatttacagAAAAAAGAACTAGCTGCTCTAGAGTCTGAACTGCAAAGTAAAGTTAAATCTTTAAGTGAACATCAGTCAAGAGTTGACAAAATGGAAGAAGAATTATCGGAAATGacagaaaaacaaaaacaaatgcTTTGTTTGGaggtaaaaaaacaatatataaataaataattaattgatttattattattttaaaaataaatttataacttataattatagtaTGAAGGTCAagaaataacagaaaaaaagttacaactTGCTAAAAGAACTCAAGATCAACttcaagaaattttgaaaCGCAAACAAAGTTtaacgttaaatttaaaacgatCATTACCAGCTTCTTCTTCAGGAAGGTCAAGTAGTAGCAGTGATATTTATTCAAGTCatgatttaaaatcatttcaaGACGCTTGTAATCGTAAATTGAGAATAGCTTCAGCTCTTTGTTTATTACCATCAGATTTGGCTAGTTCTACAGATACAAGTGAGACATTTCATACCGCAGCAGCTGATTCTCCAGAGTTAAGATCATTTTTTCCTGATATTAATATTGCGGAAATGATAGATAttaaatcgaataaaattgtagacgaaaatattaataaagaaaaagaaaataatgatgaaTTGAATAACCAAACAGCTGAAAAGActgaagttaaaaatagtttattatctagtattagtttaaattattcggTTAATAGTACTGAAGTTACGCCGAATAGCAGAGAATGTAAAGAAGAAAAGGAAGATAAAGACGAAGAAGtagttatagaaaaaaaaatagacgataaaattttagaaaaacatataatttcaaatttaaatgaagataatgataaatttatgacaGATGATAATATAGAATCTCAAGAAGTAGCTAATATAGATAAGAGAATCCAAGAGAATAAAGAGATGAAAAGACTGAATGAAATGGTAAACCAACAGAGAATGGTAGTAATGAAGTGCCTCGAAACAAGTAGCCCCGCAAAAGATGAAGTTAACCGACAGATACTAATTCTACAAGATCTTCAAAGACAACAAATTGAATTAGAAGTATGGCTGTTGAAACGGGAGAAGCAGTTTAAATTGGGAAAAGGAGTATCTCAGATATCAATGATGAAACCACCGATTGATTACGTTGAAACCGAGTCTGAAGATGATAGTAATTGGAATCTTCCATCAGGAAGTAATCAACAAGAGTCTGATAGAGATACAATGAGTGACCGTGTCGATGAACCACCCAGTCGATCAATTACTCCGGGGGTGCCCACAACTCGCGGATATTCTTCTGTTTATCTAAGAGtgagtataataattttataaaattaaatctcatAATATCAGAGCAAGTAAAGTAGATTAGTATTAACCCAGAAGAAGTTAAaagatgaaatttatttatgtacttaTAAGGACATATATTGAAGATGAATGGGggtcattttaaaattaatgacttttaaatatttaatttttgatttaaaataaaaaattaccaaaacgggaaatttttctaacataaaattaaaattattcgatgaataataataactttcaattatttcagagtTTGAATCGTGGAGATTGTTTAGGAAGTCCTTACGCGCTTTCTATTACCAGATCGTTGCCTTCCTTAATACCTAGCGATAGTACAGCAGacagtataataaatatgatagtTAGTGTGCCATCATATGTAATTCGAGGTGCTGGATCGTCCAGTTATTACGAGTACGAAGTACGAGTTGTCGTACGAGATGATAATTGGACTCTTTTACGTCGTTTTCGACGATTTCGCGAACTATGTGTCTACATGCGTCAAAAATATAAAGGCAAGGTATGTTgtacaaatttaattgttatcatttataaacatatatattagggtgtttcaaaataatacaattttttttttctcaaaaataggttcgaaagtttcatttagatataaaaatccgcttgtgaaaatttgagattttaatattaacactAAGAGATTACGCATcatacttttctattttccataagaataacatggaataatttttttttgcgtcttctgatttttataactaactAACGATGCAtcgtagaaaaaattttcagacttatttttgtagggaatcgaatgctctacaaaaagtctcttatcaatttttgtcaaatccatttgttcaaaagttatttgagcttgaagtcgaatttatattaaattttgagatttttttacttttccggcgagactatcagacttatcaaaaaatgtcatggaaccatttttataaacaattttattccctacaaattatttctaataaagttttttcaaattccgcattgttttctagttattttcattttaatgtcaagattttaaaaaaaatagtgttttaATCGATGTTGAGTTTGACATTAAaacgaaaataactagaaaacaatgcggaatccGAACAAACtttatggaaaataatttaaagggaataaaattgtcttcaaaaaaggttccatgatattttgtgataagtctgatagcttcgccggaaaagtaaaaagatctaaaaatttaatataaatttaacttcaagctcaaataacttttgaacaaatggatttattaaaaaatgataagagacttttttgtagaacattTAATtagcaacaaaaataaatctgCAGATTCTTCCTACGACGCATCATtagttagtaataaaaatcagaagactaacaaaaaaaattttccatgttattattacggaaaatagaaaagtgcgaTGCGTAACCTCTTAGTGTTAGTATTAAGatctctaattttcacaggcgtatttttatatctacgtgaaacttttgaacgtatttttgaaaaaaaaaaaagatttgtattttttttaaacaccctaatatatatatatatactgttttaaattaataaataatgaatgatatttaatttgttaggTATCTGCGATACACTTTCCACCTAGACAAATGTTCAAGTATGAAATAATTGCGCGTCAACGTAGAAAACGACTTGAAGAATACTTACGACGACTTATTCAAGTTTGCTCGGAATTACCAAGCTGTCAAGCTCTTTACAAATTTCATGGCAATCTTAGTAATATTGATAAGCAATCATTAATCGaatttagttcattttttcgTCGTGAACCATTTGAAAATAGTAAGATAGATGCTAgctaagaaatattatttgggTCACAGTATTGgctcatattatttattattttatttattttaatgtctgatgaatttaataagtagttgtcaattttaaaatcccgttatttattgttatattttagtatgaatgaaaaatatcgTAATAATTTACGTTAATATCGCGActtgttatataaatatttaacgacAAATtgaattagataattttttatttatataacaagTTTATTCATGTATTACGCGGTGAGCACaatcttttgatttttaatggCGTAAACACGCAACAATGGCctcattatatattaataatatatatcagtCTTTTATGTATTATCACTTGATCGAATTATCAGTATTGAAACtattaattaagaattaattaaaataaatgatagttgttaatttttcctcaaaatgaaccaataattgaaataataaaaaataaatatttaataataatcactgACCTGATctatgtatacaaatatatataaaaacatttattaatagtgATATTTTTTGGGTCGATTGACAGCTTTTTATgcggtaataaataaatcgttatcccgatagaaaatttaatttttctaataataagtcaacattaaataaatctatataataaaaaataaaatttcaatgtgtataagattaaattatacttttccttaattataattaaataataaaagaataattaccGCTGTTAATCTTGCTCTtgctaattataaataattaattaattaaaatttttcgataaaaaatcattgaaaaaaatcagacaaccctttttttttaactaaatgaATTGTTATCTAATGCTccaataacaaattttaatgttgaattaataaaacacaAAATTCAAAGTTTACTAGATTATACAAATAtctatgtttaaaaaaatgcaatatttacttttaatattaaagaaaaaaaaaaaagttatatttaaaaaggttattaattttgtatctTGCCTACATCATTGTCTTCTCATGAGTAAAAGCGAGCATtagtagaagaaaaaaaatctaattatattCCAATAGTGAAAATGTCTAACTTTACCAAGTgcattattataatcattccCATGGCTGTGCAATGGACTTGTAGGAATCTCAATGTATTGATATCTATAATTCCCAGTGTTATAAAGGCGCTAATGTGTATTgtacataaataacaaaaaagaaaaaaagtaaatttaaatatatgtttacttCAAATTTCATATATCACTGTATCGAGAATAAGTTCATTAAATtgcttcttttttttacaattttacaatactataatatgtatataaacgaAATCAATGacattaatcatttaaataaattaatatgttaatgttataaaaattattcaccttgttcgataatttattagagcaatttaattaaattgatgttaattaattaatagatattaattaaaaagaaactttaaataaaagtatttatatgtatatataattaattaatcaattacttaatcaattaataaattatataagtcTTGGAATTAATGAGTCTCTTCTATATATActttaagtatatataaaaattaaagctaaatAAATACTTGTTCACTTGCTAAACTGTCAGCAAATGGAGCGACAATAACACGTgtagcaaaataaaatattaaaccaaAAGTTATTGATATAGGAAGTGCTGGTAAAGCTTTTTGAAATATTGCGAGTAATAGAAGTGTAAGACAAAGTCCTATTAAAATAGCAACAAAACAAGCTAATGTTGTATTCCAATCACCGTAACTTGATGCTTTACCGACTAAAAcactgtaaaatataaaatcaccAAGACCTAATTTAACGCCGCGTTCTTCATCAGAAACAGATCGTTgatattgttgttgttgagcTTGTGAATTAACTTGACCACTTAATTCTCCAGTATGACGTATTTCTTCAGCTCTTCTTGTACTACGTtcttctattaaattaatatacaatattaatatttatatctaaaaTAGGGTGTGCCATTTTAgggcaacttttttttcaatgcattAACAGCTTCTATACTTGCAGGAAGGTAAAATAAGACGCTTGCTAAATCAGAGAcctgaatattaatattaacaggtGTCTCGttgcgattttttatttcccatttaaataacatgggaaaaaataaattttataccttggcaatggctcattgtaccGATAAGTTCATgatataattttgtaggaaattaaacgctctacaaaaaaagtctcttatcattttttgataaattcgtctgttcaaaagttattggagcttgaactcaaatttatagtaaattttgagatctttttacttttccggcaaaactatcagacttatcggAAAATGACATGAGATTTTTATTGTAGACAATATTATTACCTAAAAATTATCtctaataaagttttttcaaattttgcatAACTTCatagttatttacattttaatgtcattatattagctcttaaaaaaaatagtgttctcaTGAATTTCAAGAGTTTGACATTCAAATGGATATAACTAGGAAGTTATAcgaaattcgaaaaaactttattagagataatttgtagatAATATAATTGTCGACAATAAAGATCtcatgacattttgtgataagtttgatatttttgccgcaaaagtaaaaagatctcagaATTTACTATAGATTTGagttcaagctccaataacttttgaacaaatggatttatcaaaaaatgataagagactttttttgtaaagcgtttaatttcctacaaaattatatcCTGAACTTATCGGTACAATGAGCCATCGCcaaggtataaaatttattttttcccatgttatttaaatgaaaaatagaaaatcgtgATGCGATacctgttaatattaatattaagggctctAATTTTAACAGGCATCTTATTTTACCTTCCTGCAAGTTTAGAAGCTGTTAGtgcgttgaaaaaaaaagttgtcccAAAATGGCACACCCTAATCTATAAGTATTAtagtaaatatgaaaaaatttttaccatgaTGATCAACCCAATCTCTGGTGAATCCAGCTTCATCTCCACTTGCTGCTACAGTACTATTTTGTGTCTGAGCTCTTGCTGGAGATCTTACACCTTCTCCAGCTGCAGATTCATCATTAGCCATTGTTGCTGCACCAATATAACCAACATAACTTAAAGTAAAGCTGTACATTATTGTTGAAGAATAAATAAGAGCTGGAAAAATGGGCTCATTACGTTCTTGAGCCATTTCTACTAGAACTCGCAGTGGACCATTGGGCGTCAAAACGgcaattaaatctaaaaattagtaattaaatagtattaagtataaattaattaataacaaaatagtataaaaataataacacttACCCCAGATGCTAATAACTGCTAATACAAACCATGCCGTCCACTCGggtaagtatttaataaaaactaaagcCATCAGAGcagcaataaatattaaatatgctTGCTGAAGAGCCAGTGGACCTTGCCAATGGATACAAATCATTCCAACGAATCcaaaattccataaaataaTTGCCAATGTAATTAAATCCATTGGAATGTTGTAAGCTTTTAATACTTCTTCACAATATAatgcagtaaaaataaatagtaacaTCAGTGAGCTCATTATCAGCCACGCatgaatgaatttataaaatttgtacttgtataaaactattaaaagtACAGTCATACAAACAATGACAAacaataaaatcattgaattgGCAACTGCTTGCCAAACTTTGGTGCTTGTATCTGCTCCATCGTCATGAAATGgtgtataaattaaatactctcCTTTCATTGTATAAAATGTTATGGAGCTTATTGTTGCCACAACTACCAGCATACAGAGTGATACGGGAACAAATAGTTTAATGACATGGGTTGCTCCGTACTTTAAGCCTTCTTCTAATTCTTCTTGCTGATAACTATCTGGATCATCACCTGGACCAAGAGGTGGAGCAGATCTTGATCCACCGAAAAATCCGGATGAACTTGGATTTTCTATACGTACTTCTGGTAAATTTCCatcctgattaaaaatatttttaacaataaaggtaattgataatttttttttttttttacgtttttgaaataataattaaatgaaaaacttACTTCATTATTGGCGGGTGCTTTCAATCGTCGCTTTCTTTTTTCGACGACCAAACCTGAAGTGTCGGTTCGTGTCTCAGCTACATGGGCATCCATCAGGCTGGTATATTCGTCTGGAGAATCGTAATTACTCTCATCCAttcagttttataatttttgtacaaataatatttatttaatataatatttcttcTTCAGAATAAGAATAGTTTAAATGTATTGttgataacttttaaacaacTGGTTATATTATTCCTTTGTTGCtatttggttttatttaacaaggaaaaaaaatgaaaaaaaaaatttttttttttaatttacctcACTGATTCTTGATGATACCCAGCTGCAACTATACTGGAACATTTGACATTgtcgtaaataaatttatgtatagtaatgaataaaaataaagtggaaACTCACTTACTGGCGATTGAGTGACAGCACACTCAATTTAGGTTATAGAAAATCCCAAAATTTCTTTCAGCCATTGTGACTAACTGACATCCTTGGgtagttttcaaatatattcacTAGATGTCATTAAttgtcagtaaaataaaaaaaaacaaaatgtcatagattgtttatgatcctgaagttagccgacatccgccattttaaaaataaaaaatcttataactttagtaaaaaaaaaatgtttcaaatttaaaaaaaattctcgtgtagattttttaattttccagacgagtttttttttaaacagatcaaaaaataaatactcgagTTATAATTCGAAATTAAACTTCAagattacttattttttatttaaaaatttttacaaaccttgttactttttgatttttatgcTTATACAATTTTTGGAAATCTAGACGAGtactttttttagttttttacttttccaattTTTAATCCAGAAATTAATCGTTACCcaccatttttaaataaaatatcattatttataattatcagttgttgatattattaaaacatcaaattataattaaataatttatttgaatccatGTAACTACTCTGATGACAAGAATTTTTCATCAGAAAAAGATTGGTGTCAATTAGGTGCGATGCCATTAGCTTATGATCATGAAGTTAGCAGTCACTTAACAattatcggattttttttttttaacaaagaagaaaaaaaaatgcacatgtagaaaatttgaaaaactataggtgcaattttttaaaatattttttttctaatttatcgttttgaaaaaaatcccaaaataattagacgtcggctaacttcgaTATCATATCAAAAAGACGACTACTTCAAACTTTGTAACTGTTGGATACAATTTGCCTTCAACTTTGCTTGGAACTTATCACTAAGTTGACACAAgaagttttcaaaaagttGGCGTCAATTAAtagagataatttaaaaactatgaaACATTTACACACATAGTAGgacattattttgaaaaaaagaaagctTCCGAGagctttaaaatgaaaaaaaagtaaaattatataaaaatgatttaacaaGGTGGTCACAAAGAAATGATAtcaaaattccctgatatTATCCGATTTTCCAGTTAACTTTTTCGCATTTTTCCCTgattcagaaattttatttgtatggttaatatattcaaagttttgattgtattttcattgttaataattgaatCTGATGATTAGCTTATGCAAGAAACcaaaaaatagtcaataaaataaattgatatgccctaattttgattattccatgttaaaaatatttaataagaaattttatgacgaaaataaattcaaaatacactagtcacaaaaattaagagatattaataaaatttttaatttttaacaggTTGTAACTCAAAGAGAATAGTCGTACAAGAACATAAAAGACAAATTGTAGCTCCAGATGTTAAGTTTTCTAGTctagttgtaaaaattttttattatgcatgGTTccagagtaataaaaaattaatcataactatcgaaaaaaatttatttaagcccATAGACTGTTTGTAAGACAACcaaagattttgaaaatttttttttcaatagtttttcTAGGATTACTCCAGAACcgttcataataaaaaatttaaagatcagATCTAaaaactagacacttgaagctacaatttgcctTTTTTGTTTATGTTGTACGACCGTTTCCCTTCGAGTTACAtcctgttaaaaatttataatttttttaatatctcttAATTGTTGTGACTAGtgtactattaaaaaattttgaaattttgaactgtCGAAATCGAATTCCCAGatacttttcgaaattccCTGACATTTCCTGGTTGCATTAAATTCCCTGATAATTCCCGATACTCCCGGTTTGTGGTCACCATgtttaagtttttataaaataaaaaaaaaaaaaaaataataaataaaacattgagGTGAAAActtatattacaaaaattacatttgagatttatttttataacaattattctataaaaatatgtaaatataatattgatatttagttcttacatttatattataaatattaaatttttgtaacatCTAAATTGTTTGTTCTGTGTAATAATTAAGAAtgatctaaaaaatatataattaatagtagAAATAACTATTAACCAAGTGCctcttattataataatttaattaattatttgtatttaactTCAAAATACCGTCAATAATTTCTATGAtgtataagtaatttattgtaaatgaaaatatgaaaacaaaatataaatataaaaaggtTGTTGCCAATTATTCTGCTGAACATTgcttttgttaattaacttttaaagaTTGCATCATTGTCTTTCCAAATGAATGAGACAcagattaaattattagcactattattattgttttaaagtGAATGCTAGTTGATACTTTAGAGAAGTCAGTCTTCAATACCAGCTCTGgagattttgttttaaaagttatcaaaacGTATCCTCCATAGGATGACTCTTTTGCTGGATTTTCGGAAGATTATAACGTAAAATTTGTATGAGATCCAGAATCATAATAActtcaataatttatgataaattgattggtcttatcaattaaaatattgaattattactataataaaaatgaattataaatacaaaaaaggcacttgaacaaaaatataatttaaacaaaataatgaagttataaaataatgttattattcTTTGACGTCTCCAATACCATCAGCATT comes from Microplitis demolitor isolate Queensland-Clemson2020A chromosome 8, iyMicDemo2.1a, whole genome shotgun sequence and encodes:
- the LOC103573949 gene encoding kinesin-like protein Klp98A, with the translated sequence MASVKVAVRVRPFNKRELAMNAKLIVQMDGKRTRIYNNKSPGSCRDNEKERYKDFTFDHSYWSYEPTDENYASQEEVFYDLGTDVIESAFAGYNACVFAYGQTGSGKTFTMMGSPESQGLIPRICKTLFARMAAGKDTGASYRTEVSFLEIHNERVRDLLRPDQTPSHSLKVREHPKRGPYVQNLSSHLVYDYSDIQECMVRGNTHRTTASTNMNDVSSRSHAIFTITFVQAGFSEGNMPSETVSKVHLVDLAGSERANATGATGQRLKEGAHINKSLVTLGSVISALADISSFTDSNSSRKNVFIPYRDSVLTWLLKDSLGGNSKTIMIAAISPADCNYGETLSTLRYANRAKNIINKPTINEDPNVKLIRELRDEIMKLKSMIGKDVSIERPPQQKVLLAQIHEKQEQEKVLTEEWTEKWRETQMILHEQRALGLRKSGVGVVLDSEMPHLVGIDDDLLSTGVTLYHLKEGKTLVGTEEASTLQDIVLTGADVEPEHCIVELDAGVATLHPLSSHCWINMTQVDKPTRLSQGCIILLGRNNMFRYNDPAEAAKLRKEGGTGNGNLQSTVVNLSRLSLLSWSVSDLNVSSSSDNLLNSNEDLRAFEELEQQKAALIKEKEDFKKEQEEREERWAARREALEGAQKELEREWGAQWKEWADAIAALESRQRDLRTRRRALEQERRDEMTQVENLCREVTSLRTNLQTKLRQFEEFMNNHDHLQKRQHFFNKTDDAISEDSYPESWSSLNDQNSLDAMKELVNHHKKELAALESELQSKVKSLSEHQSRVDKMEEELSEMTEKQKQMLCLEYEGQEITEKKLQLAKRTQDQLQEILKRKQSLTLNLKRSLPASSSGRSSSSSDIYSSHDLKSFQDACNRKLRIASALCLLPSDLASSTDTSETFHTAAADSPELRSFFPDINIAEMIDIKSNKIVDENINKEKENNDELNNQTAEKTEVKNSLLSSISLNYSVNSTEVTPNSRECKEEKEDKDEEVVIEKKIDDKILEKHIISNLNEDNDKFMTDDNIESQEVANIDKRIQENKEMKRLNEMVNQQRMVVMKCLETSSPAKDEVNRQILILQDLQRQQIELEVWLLKREKQFKLGKGVSQISMMKPPIDYVETESEDDSNWNLPSGSNQQESDRDTMSDRVDEPPSRSITPGVPTTRGYSSVYLRSLNRGDCLGSPYALSITRSLPSLIPSDSTADSIINMIVSVPSYVIRGAGSSSYYEYEVRVVVRDDNWTLLRRFRRFRELCVYMRQKYKGKVSAIHFPPRQMFKYEIIARQRRKRLEEYLRRLIQVCSELPSCQALYKFHGNLSNIDKQSLIEFSSFFRREPFENSKIDAS